A window of Gemmatimonadota bacterium contains these coding sequences:
- a CDS encoding acetyl-CoA carboxylase carboxyltransferase subunit alpha encodes MIVGTSALEFEKPLAELEKQIEDLRKSAEEQKLDVTPEIQPLQAKLTELRRDVYKKLTPLQRVQVARSARRPFTLDYLRLAFTDFIELHGDRAYRDDPSIVGGWARLDGETVMVIGHQRGRDTKENLHRNFGMPHPEGYRKALRLMKLAEKFHVPIITMIDTPGAWAGLGAEERGQSEAIARNLLEMSQITVPIVATVIGEGGSGGALALGVADRILMMENSVYSVITVEGCAAILWKDGKSVEMREKAAQSLKITAPDLMELKVIDEIIPEPEGGAHANHAEAAKGVHDAILRNIDELRRLKPDKLVRKRREKYLKMGAWNE; translated from the coding sequence TTGATCGTGGGAACGTCCGCCCTGGAATTCGAGAAGCCGCTCGCGGAACTCGAGAAGCAGATCGAGGATCTCCGCAAGTCGGCCGAGGAGCAGAAACTCGACGTCACGCCGGAGATCCAGCCGCTGCAGGCCAAGCTCACCGAGCTCCGCCGTGACGTCTACAAGAAGCTGACGCCCCTGCAGCGCGTCCAGGTCGCGCGCTCGGCGCGCCGGCCCTTCACGCTCGACTATCTCCGCCTCGCCTTCACGGACTTCATCGAGCTCCACGGCGACCGCGCCTACCGCGACGATCCCTCGATTGTCGGCGGCTGGGCGCGCCTCGACGGGGAGACCGTCATGGTCATCGGCCACCAGCGCGGCCGCGACACCAAGGAGAACCTGCACCGCAACTTCGGGATGCCGCACCCCGAGGGCTATCGCAAGGCGCTCCGCCTCATGAAGCTCGCCGAGAAGTTCCACGTGCCGATCATCACCATGATCGACACCCCGGGGGCGTGGGCCGGTCTCGGCGCCGAGGAGCGCGGCCAGTCGGAGGCCATCGCGCGCAACCTCCTCGAGATGTCGCAGATCACCGTGCCGATCGTCGCCACCGTCATCGGCGAAGGCGGCTCGGGCGGCGCGCTCGCCCTCGGCGTCGCCGACCGCATCCTGATGATGGAGAACTCCGTCTACTCGGTGATCACCGTCGAAGGCTGCGCCGCGATCCTGTGGAAGGACGGCAAGAGCGTCGAGATGCGCGAGAAGGCCGCGCAGTCGCTCAAGATCACCGCCCCCGACCTGATGGAGCTCAAGGTGATCGACGAGATCATCCCCGAGCCCGAGGGCGGCGCGCACGCCAATCACGCCGAGGCGGCCAAGGGCGTCCACGACGCGATCCTCCGGAACATCGACGAGCTCCGCCGCCTCAAGCCGGACAAGCTCGTCCGCAAGCGCCGCGAGAAGTACCTCAAGATGGGTGCGTGGAACGAGTGA
- the dnaE gene encoding DNA polymerase III subunit alpha yields MSFVHLHCHSEYSLLDGANRIDDLIRRAQEFEQPALAITDHGNIHAAWEFQEKGKKAGIKPILGMEAYVAPSDRRLKTRAAQGEKNYFHLVLLARDLVGYKNLVKLTSLGYTEGFYGKPRVDRELLAKHSEGLIVSSACMAGEVARHLLQDQYEEAKAAAAWYADVFKDRYYLEVQAHEAGEQKKLNDLVFRLAKDLSLPVVATNDAHFLKAEDHAAHDVLLCIGLKKDRLDADRMKYDRGLYFKSAPEMAAHFKGRPDVLENTLAIADAVDVKFDKKYYVPAFPLPAGVKSENDLLVQLATEGAKKRYGDPFPAEVRERLDYELGVITKTGYAGYFLITADFIQAARDRGIPVGPGRGSAAGSLVAYATGITNVCPLKFDLLFERFLNPERVSMPDIDVDFCEERRGEVIEYVRDKYGRDSVGQIITFGTLKSRACIKDVGRVLGFTPAETDAIAKLIPNAPNFSLTVAEAIEKVPEVAKLYDQDERHAQLFDFAISLEGLSRHAGVHAAGIVIAPGPLDDYVPVCTAESKGSGGGDGDERVVVTQYDMIALEKAGMLKMDFLGLTTLTIITDAVKAIKARRGIDIDVDALPLDDEDTYRQLRAGRTAGVFQFESPLATEMVRGMRADRFDDLVASNALMRPGPLDAGMHKVYQRRKKGEEPVSYQLPELEEILAPTYGVITYQEQVMRIAQRLAGISLAEADVLRKAVGKKDAELIRKELGKFVEKAVAKGFPPKVIDEISAQIETFGRYGFNKSHSVAYSVLSYQTAWLKTHYTPEFMAAVLSASIGDTDSVVKYINEARDLGMEILPPDVNESGWKFTVVGDKRIRFGLGAIRNVGSSAADSIIKGREEKPYTSLYDLCERVDLRTCNKRVFEALTHAGALDGLDGHRAQFVAALDGAMQHASLAQTELATGQGSLFGDLMGAPEEGASKAPLTPILPNLPPLSESERLTQEKAILGFYISGHPLDPFRAECELLASHTVSQLGKWSPEAMSLAGVVTAIKRQISKKSGAEFARLTLEDFSGSAEILVFPEAWAAISDRVRTDVPMLVKGNYSKRDQDADNPTFIVESVTRLAELRATGQFAISLELDAAAAVPAAVFKDVRAVAIAHPGSAPLELRWKGKDGAPARLRSASLKLSTAGPALLELRALLGTERVRLVRGG; encoded by the coding sequence ATGTCCTTCGTCCATCTCCACTGCCATTCCGAGTACTCGCTGCTCGACGGCGCCAACCGGATCGATGACCTGATCCGCCGGGCGCAGGAGTTCGAACAGCCGGCGCTCGCGATCACCGACCACGGCAACATCCACGCGGCGTGGGAGTTCCAGGAGAAGGGCAAGAAGGCCGGCATCAAGCCGATCCTCGGCATGGAGGCGTACGTCGCGCCGAGCGACCGCCGCCTCAAGACCCGCGCGGCGCAGGGCGAGAAGAACTACTTCCACCTCGTCCTCCTCGCCCGCGACCTCGTGGGCTACAAGAACCTCGTGAAGCTCACCTCCCTCGGGTACACCGAGGGCTTCTACGGCAAGCCGCGCGTGGACCGTGAGCTCCTCGCGAAGCACAGCGAGGGCCTCATCGTCTCCAGTGCCTGCATGGCCGGCGAGGTGGCGCGGCACCTGCTGCAGGACCAGTACGAGGAGGCCAAGGCCGCCGCCGCCTGGTACGCCGACGTCTTCAAGGACCGCTACTACCTCGAGGTCCAGGCGCACGAGGCCGGCGAGCAGAAGAAGCTCAACGACCTCGTCTTCCGGCTCGCGAAGGACCTCTCGCTTCCGGTCGTCGCGACGAACGACGCGCACTTCCTCAAGGCCGAGGACCACGCGGCCCACGACGTGCTGCTCTGCATCGGCCTCAAGAAGGACCGGCTCGACGCGGACCGCATGAAGTACGACCGCGGCCTCTACTTCAAGAGCGCGCCGGAGATGGCCGCGCACTTCAAGGGCCGCCCCGACGTCCTCGAGAACACCCTCGCGATCGCCGACGCGGTCGACGTGAAGTTCGACAAGAAGTACTACGTCCCCGCCTTCCCGCTCCCCGCGGGCGTGAAGAGCGAGAACGACCTCCTCGTCCAGCTCGCCACCGAAGGCGCGAAGAAGCGGTACGGCGACCCGTTCCCCGCGGAAGTGCGCGAGCGGCTCGACTACGAGCTCGGCGTGATCACCAAGACGGGCTACGCCGGCTACTTCCTCATCACCGCCGACTTCATCCAGGCGGCCCGCGACCGCGGGATCCCCGTCGGGCCGGGTCGCGGCTCGGCCGCCGGCTCCCTCGTCGCCTACGCGACCGGCATCACGAACGTCTGCCCGCTCAAGTTCGACCTGCTCTTCGAGCGCTTCCTCAATCCGGAACGCGTCTCGATGCCCGACATCGACGTCGACTTCTGCGAGGAGCGCCGCGGCGAGGTCATCGAGTACGTCCGCGACAAGTACGGGCGCGACTCCGTCGGGCAGATCATCACCTTCGGGACGCTCAAGTCCCGCGCCTGCATCAAGGACGTCGGCCGCGTGCTCGGCTTCACGCCGGCCGAGACCGACGCGATCGCCAAGCTCATCCCCAACGCGCCCAACTTCTCGCTCACCGTCGCCGAGGCGATCGAGAAGGTCCCCGAGGTCGCCAAGCTCTACGACCAGGACGAGCGCCACGCGCAGCTCTTCGACTTCGCGATCTCGCTCGAAGGGCTCTCGCGCCACGCGGGCGTGCACGCGGCCGGCATCGTCATAGCGCCGGGACCGCTCGACGACTACGTCCCGGTCTGCACCGCCGAGTCGAAGGGCTCGGGCGGCGGCGACGGCGACGAGCGCGTGGTGGTCACGCAGTACGACATGATCGCGCTCGAGAAGGCCGGGATGCTCAAGATGGACTTCCTCGGCCTCACGACGCTCACGATCATCACCGACGCGGTGAAGGCGATCAAGGCGCGGCGCGGGATCGACATCGACGTCGACGCGCTCCCGCTCGACGACGAGGACACCTACCGCCAGCTCCGCGCCGGGCGCACCGCCGGCGTCTTCCAGTTCGAGTCGCCGCTCGCGACCGAGATGGTGCGCGGCATGCGCGCCGACCGCTTCGACGACCTCGTCGCGTCCAACGCGCTCATGCGCCCCGGCCCGCTCGATGCGGGCATGCACAAGGTCTACCAGCGCCGCAAGAAGGGCGAGGAGCCGGTGAGCTACCAGCTCCCCGAGCTCGAGGAGATCCTCGCCCCGACCTACGGCGTCATCACCTATCAGGAACAGGTGATGCGCATCGCGCAGCGGCTCGCGGGCATCTCGCTCGCCGAAGCCGACGTGCTGCGCAAGGCCGTCGGCAAGAAGGACGCCGAGCTCATCAGGAAGGAGCTGGGCAAGTTCGTCGAGAAGGCCGTCGCCAAGGGCTTCCCGCCCAAGGTCATCGACGAGATCTCCGCGCAGATCGAGACCTTCGGCCGCTACGGCTTCAACAAGTCGCACTCGGTCGCCTACTCCGTCCTCTCGTACCAGACCGCCTGGCTCAAGACGCACTACACGCCCGAGTTCATGGCCGCCGTCCTCTCGGCCTCCATCGGCGACACCGACTCGGTCGTGAAGTACATCAACGAGGCGCGCGACCTCGGCATGGAGATCCTCCCCCCCGACGTCAACGAGTCGGGGTGGAAGTTCACCGTCGTCGGCGACAAGCGGATCCGCTTCGGCCTCGGCGCCATCCGCAACGTGGGCTCCTCCGCCGCCGATTCGATCATCAAGGGACGCGAGGAGAAGCCGTACACCTCGCTCTACGACCTCTGCGAGCGCGTCGACCTGCGCACCTGCAACAAGCGCGTCTTCGAGGCCCTCACGCACGCCGGCGCGCTCGACGGGCTCGACGGACATCGCGCGCAGTTCGTCGCCGCCCTCGATGGCGCCATGCAGCATGCCTCGCTCGCCCAGACCGAGCTCGCCACCGGCCAGGGCTCGCTCTTCGGCGACCTCATGGGGGCGCCCGAGGAGGGCGCCTCGAAGGCCCCGCTCACCCCCATCCTGCCCAACCTCCCGCCCCTCTCCGAGAGCGAGCGGCTCACGCAGGAGAAGGCGATCCTCGGCTTCTACATCTCCGGCCACCCGCTGGACCCGTTCCGCGCCGAGTGCGAACTGCTCGCCTCGCACACGGTCTCGCAGCTCGGCAAGTGGAGCCCGGAGGCGATGAGCCTCGCCGGCGTGGTGACCGCGATCAAGCGCCAGATCTCCAAGAAGTCGGGCGCCGAGTTCGCGCGCCTCACCCTCGAGGACTTCTCCGGCTCCGCCGAGATCCTCGTCTTCCCCGAGGCGTGGGCCGCCATCAGCGATCGGGTCCGCACCGATGTGCCCATGCTCGTGAAGGGGAACTACTCCAAGCGCGACCAGGACGCCGACAACCCCACGTTCATCGTGGAGTCGGTCACGCGACTCGCCGAGCTCCGCGCCACCGGCCAGTTCGCGATCTCGCTCGAGCTCGACGCCGCCGCCGCAGTCCCCGCCGCCGTCTTCAAGGACGTGCGCGCCGTGGCGATCGCCCATCCCGGCTCGGCGCCGCTGGAGCTACGTTGGAAGGGGAAGGACGGCGCCCCGGCGCGCCTCCGGTCGGCCTCCCTGAAGCTGTCCACCGCCGGCCCCGCCCTGCTGGAACTCCGCGCACTGCTCGGGACCGAGCGCGTGCGACTCGTCAGAGGAGGTTGA
- a CDS encoding M23 family metallopeptidase, translating into MDRRRWTLLVIPPKNGATRELSLPGWTFRALGWVAVVAVLLVGGAVTVLFTPWGTPGARLVASENAVLRSEIAEVEARFRVLEDTLSLLAKREEQLRMLAGMPVEATRISDSASPASAASVVAASLDAPRDEPGPGAAVPRRRPFLGRLGWSSRPDVDGLITRASNLARSFSLVSDTLQRNFEKFANTPSIMPTTGWLSSQFTTSRFHPILHENRPHEGIDVTAPTGTPIVAPATGIVVTAGNDKGFGLSVEIDHGNGIRTRFAHCSRLAVRTGQRVTRGQLIAAVGMTGLATAPHLHYEIHVNGKPVDPLTYVLPDAQ; encoded by the coding sequence ATGGACCGCCGTCGCTGGACCCTCCTCGTCATCCCGCCGAAGAACGGGGCCACCCGGGAGCTCTCGCTCCCCGGCTGGACCTTCCGTGCGCTCGGCTGGGTGGCAGTCGTGGCGGTCCTGCTGGTCGGCGGCGCGGTGACCGTGCTCTTCACGCCCTGGGGCACCCCGGGGGCCCGGCTGGTCGCCAGCGAGAACGCCGTCCTCCGTTCCGAGATCGCGGAGGTCGAGGCCCGGTTCCGGGTCCTGGAGGACACGCTCTCCCTCCTCGCCAAGCGCGAGGAGCAGCTCCGGATGCTCGCCGGCATGCCGGTGGAGGCCACCCGGATCAGCGACTCCGCGAGCCCAGCCAGCGCCGCCAGCGTGGTCGCGGCCTCGCTCGACGCCCCGCGCGACGAACCCGGGCCGGGGGCCGCGGTGCCCCGCCGCCGCCCCTTCCTCGGGCGCCTCGGCTGGAGTTCGCGGCCCGACGTCGACGGCCTGATCACGCGCGCCTCGAACCTCGCGCGCTCGTTCAGCCTCGTCTCGGACACGCTCCAGCGGAACTTCGAGAAGTTCGCCAACACGCCGAGCATCATGCCCACCACCGGCTGGCTCTCGAGCCAGTTCACGACGAGCCGCTTCCACCCGATCCTGCACGAGAACCGGCCGCACGAGGGCATCGACGTCACCGCCCCGACGGGCACGCCGATCGTCGCCCCGGCCACCGGCATCGTCGTCACCGCCGGCAATGACAAGGGCTTCGGCCTCTCGGTCGAGATCGACCATGGCAACGGCATCCGCACCCGCTTCGCCCACTGCTCGCGCCTCGCCGTCCGCACCGGCCAGCGCGTCACGCGCGGCCAGCTCATCGCCGCCGTCGGCATGACCGGCCTCGCCACCGCCCCGCATCTCCACTACGAGATCCATGTGAACGGGAAGCCGGTGGACCCGCTCACCTACGTCCTGCCCGACGCGCAGTGA
- a CDS encoding methionine--tRNA ligase: MARFYLTTAIDYANGDPHLGHALEKIGADAICRFRRQLGDDVWFLIGMDEHGQKVAQTAEAAGLAPQEFVDRVAARFESMWATLGLSHDQFIRTSHPTHHAAVQELLERIFAKSPDDFYERSYTGLYCVGCESFKQPADIVDGKCLLHPTRTLQEITERNWFFRLSAYTERLKALFARQPGFLEPESRRNEILALLDQGLEDISASRARFAWGVPFPKPLSDGETQTTYVWFDALPNYWTAQFFAGSGASWPASVHVVGKDITRFHTVIWPAMLMAADLPLPERVWGHGFISLGGERFSKSAGVKLELSDAIARFGADAFRYYLLRDIPFDGDGSFSWERFEAVYTSELANGIGNLASRTTAMIEKYCEGIVPDGAPGDVDVADAADHATARAALDGSRGFLCHEALEAIVRTVGRANQYIQDTKPWVLAKDPLNRPELERVLASLVRQLARQAVYLAPFMPEKAEALWRAIGGPGTAARVRFAELESLRCAGWRVSKGEGLFPRPEPPAKT; this comes from the coding sequence ATGGCCCGCTTCTACCTCACGACCGCGATCGACTACGCCAACGGCGACCCGCATCTCGGGCACGCCCTCGAGAAGATCGGCGCCGACGCCATCTGCCGCTTCCGCCGGCAGCTCGGTGACGACGTCTGGTTCCTGATCGGCATGGACGAGCACGGCCAGAAGGTCGCGCAGACCGCGGAGGCGGCCGGCCTCGCGCCGCAGGAGTTCGTCGATCGCGTCGCCGCGCGCTTCGAGTCGATGTGGGCCACGCTCGGGCTCTCGCACGACCAGTTCATCCGCACCTCGCACCCCACCCACCACGCGGCGGTGCAGGAGCTCCTCGAGCGCATCTTCGCCAAGAGCCCCGACGACTTCTACGAGCGCTCGTACACCGGCCTCTACTGCGTCGGGTGCGAGAGCTTCAAGCAGCCCGCCGACATCGTCGACGGGAAGTGCCTCCTGCATCCCACCCGCACCCTGCAGGAGATCACCGAGCGCAACTGGTTCTTCCGGCTCTCCGCCTACACCGAGCGCCTCAAGGCCCTGTTCGCGCGGCAGCCCGGGTTCCTCGAGCCCGAGTCGCGGCGCAACGAGATCCTCGCCCTGCTCGACCAGGGACTCGAGGACATCTCCGCCAGCCGTGCCCGCTTCGCCTGGGGCGTCCCCTTCCCCAAGCCGCTCAGCGACGGCGAGACGCAGACCACCTACGTCTGGTTCGACGCGCTGCCGAACTACTGGACCGCGCAGTTCTTCGCCGGCTCCGGTGCCAGCTGGCCCGCGAGCGTCCACGTGGTCGGCAAGGACATCACCCGCTTCCACACCGTCATCTGGCCGGCGATGCTCATGGCCGCCGACCTCCCCCTCCCCGAGCGCGTCTGGGGGCACGGCTTCATCTCCCTCGGCGGGGAGCGCTTCAGCAAGTCGGCCGGCGTGAAGCTCGAACTCAGCGACGCCATCGCCCGCTTCGGCGCCGACGCGTTCCGCTACTATCTCCTCCGCGATATCCCCTTCGACGGCGACGGTTCGTTCTCGTGGGAGCGGTTCGAGGCCGTCTACACCTCCGAACTCGCCAACGGCATCGGGAACCTCGCGAGCCGCACGACGGCGATGATCGAGAAGTACTGCGAGGGCATCGTCCCTGACGGCGCGCCGGGCGACGTCGACGTTGCCGATGCCGCCGACCATGCGACGGCGCGGGCGGCCCTCGATGGCTCCCGTGGCTTCCTCTGCCACGAGGCGCTCGAGGCGATCGTCCGCACCGTCGGGCGCGCCAACCAGTACATCCAGGACACCAAGCCGTGGGTCCTCGCCAAGGACCCGCTGAATCGCCCCGAGCTCGAGCGCGTCCTCGCGTCGCTCGTGCGGCAGCTGGCGCGGCAGGCCGTCTACCTCGCGCCGTTCATGCCGGAGAAGGCCGAAGCCCTCTGGCGGGCCATCGGCGGCCCGGGAACGGCCGCCCGCGTCCGATTCGCGGAGCTTGAGTCGCTGCGGTGCGCCGGATGGCGTGTGAGCAAGGGCGAGGGACTCTTCCCGCGGCCCGAGCCACCCGCCAAGACCTGA